ACAGTAGAGGAGGAAAACATGATTCTTGACGAATACCCTAAATCAATCACTCTGAAAGACGGCTCATCCGTAACACTTCGTCCCATGGTCAAGCAGGATGAAAAGGCATTGCTTGACTTTTTCGGCGGCCTTTCAAAGGCCGACATGCTCTATCTCAGGGATGACGTGGCCAACGCCGACGTGATTAAGAACTGGGCCAACAGCATCGATTACGACCGGGTATTGCCTATCCTCGCTTTCTCAGGTGATCGGATTGTGGGTAACGCGACCCTGCACCAGAACCCCTTCAGTTGGATGAGGCACGTTGGCCAGATACGCATGGTGATTGCGTCGGATCACCGGGAGAAGGGGTTGGCCAGGGCCATGGCCGCCGAGGTGTTTCAAAATGCCCTTGCGGCAAAGCTGGAGAAACTCGTCGCCGAGATGCTCACGGATCAGCATGACGCCAGAAAGGTTTTTTCCCGCCTCGGTTTTCGAGAGGAAGCCATCCTGAAGGACCATGTCCTTGATGCCCGGAACGTGAAGCATGACCTCCTCATCATGACAAACGACGTCAATATCTTATGGCAGAAATATATGGAGT
This Deltaproteobacteria bacterium DNA region includes the following protein-coding sequences:
- a CDS encoding GNAT family N-acetyltransferase — encoded protein: MILDEYPKSITLKDGSSVTLRPMVKQDEKALLDFFGGLSKADMLYLRDDVANADVIKNWANSIDYDRVLPILAFSGDRIVGNATLHQNPFSWMRHVGQIRMVIASDHREKGLARAMAAEVFQNALAAKLEKLVAEMLTDQHDARKVFSRLGFREEAILKDHVLDARNVKHDLLIMTNDVNILWQKYMEFSESISGSWDMEY